In the Kocuria turfanensis genome, one interval contains:
- a CDS encoding S8 family peptidase, with protein sequence MSFSARVLSATLLSALTLSAVAPTATAAPTPPTQLRADEQDTRYLVRFAPGTDVAAQARTLRAQGKAVGRTFSTAVRAAVVTTTPAQAAALARSPRVEAVERDLPVELFDTQQSAPWGLDRIDQRALPLSTTYTAPAVGTGVNAYVVDTGVLTAHTDFGTRVASGWSAVADGRGTSDCNGHGTHVAGTIAGAVHGVAKAATVVPVRVLDCDGAGYMSDVVAGLDWVAAHHTAGTPAVANLSLGGGANTTVDAAVQGIINDGVTAVVAAGNSAADACSTSPARVPAAVTIAATDTNDRQASFSNHGSCVDLYAPGVNIASAGHTSTTAVATMSGTSMAAPHAAGAATLVLAQNPAYTPAQVASAINDGATTGLVTNTATGTPNRLLHITPGAATAPTATKPAAPTSVKATAGSQSATVSWTKGSDGGSPLTGQIVHVYSGAQKIFSGSI encoded by the coding sequence GTGTCCTTTTCTGCCCGTGTGCTCTCGGCCACGCTCTTGTCCGCTCTGACCCTGTCCGCCGTAGCACCGACGGCCACCGCCGCCCCCACACCCCCCACTCAGCTGCGGGCAGATGAACAGGACACCCGCTACCTCGTCCGCTTCGCCCCGGGCACCGACGTCGCCGCCCAGGCGCGAACGTTGCGCGCTCAGGGCAAGGCCGTGGGACGGACCTTCTCCACCGCGGTACGCGCCGCTGTCGTGACCACCACCCCGGCCCAGGCCGCAGCACTGGCACGGTCCCCGCGAGTCGAAGCCGTTGAGCGGGACCTGCCGGTGGAGCTGTTCGACACCCAGCAGTCGGCCCCCTGGGGACTGGACCGCATCGACCAGCGCGCCCTACCGCTGTCCACCACCTACACCGCCCCGGCCGTGGGCACCGGAGTGAACGCCTACGTCGTGGACACCGGTGTCCTCACCGCGCACACCGACTTCGGCACTCGGGTCGCCTCGGGCTGGAGTGCCGTGGCCGATGGCCGCGGCACCTCCGACTGCAACGGGCACGGCACCCACGTGGCCGGCACGATCGCCGGCGCGGTCCACGGTGTGGCCAAGGCCGCCACCGTGGTGCCCGTGCGCGTGCTCGACTGCGACGGCGCCGGCTACATGTCCGACGTCGTGGCCGGGCTGGACTGGGTGGCCGCCCACCACACCGCCGGCACCCCGGCGGTAGCAAACCTGAGCCTGGGCGGCGGGGCCAACACCACGGTCGACGCCGCCGTACAAGGAATCATCAACGACGGCGTCACCGCCGTGGTAGCTGCCGGCAACTCCGCCGCCGACGCCTGCAGCACCTCTCCCGCCCGGGTACCAGCCGCGGTCACCATCGCCGCGACCGACACCAATGACCGCCAGGCCTCGTTCTCCAACCACGGCAGCTGCGTGGATCTCTACGCCCCCGGCGTGAACATCGCCTCGGCCGGGCACACCTCCACCACCGCGGTCGCGACCATGTCAGGGACCTCCATGGCCGCCCCCCACGCGGCCGGCGCGGCCACGCTCGTCCTGGCCCAGAACCCGGCCTACACCCCCGCCCAGGTCGCCTCGGCCATCAACGACGGCGCGACCACCGGCCTCGTCACCAACACTGCGACAGGAACCCCCAATCGGTTGCTGCACATCACCCCGGGGGCTGCTACCGCCCCCACGGCCACCAAGCCCGCGGCCCCGACCAGCGTCAAGGCCACCGCCGGCAGCCAGTCCGCCACCGTCTCCTGGACCAAGGGCAGCGACGGCGGTTCTCCCCTAACCGGGCAGATCGTCCACGTCTACTCCGGCGCCCAGAAGATCTTCAGCGGGTCGATCTGA